The Eriocheir sinensis breed Jianghai 21 chromosome 21, ASM2467909v1, whole genome shotgun sequence genome includes the window cagacgaggtgacctccgagttgcgggaagcctccgatgcagggaatgaaggagcagacgaggtgacctccgagttgcgggaagcctccgatgcagggaatgaaggagcagacgaggtgacctccgagttgcgggaagcctccgatgcagggaatgaaggagcagacgaggtgacctccgagttacgggaagcctccgatgcagggaatgaagcagcagacgaggtgacctccgagttgcgggaagcctccgatgcagggaatgaagcAGCACGCGAAGCGACGTCCGCAGACCAGGAAGTTCCCCATCAAGGCGAGTCCTCTGCACCAGTGGCCGTctctgccacccccgccactgcctctcaCGCTTACCGCAGCCTGGCTGTGCCTCAGAGATTCATCAGCCGCCTTGCAGGCCCCGAGGACCGCCACCTCGAGGATCTGCGGCGGAGCTGTGGGGTACAAATCACGCGGATTAAGCGGACCCTTCATGTGAAGGGCCACAGAGACTCAGTTCTGCAGTGCCACAACTTCATGCGTGCCAAAATAGCAGAGTGGCGGAGGTGCGAGGCCGCTGAGGCTCATTAAGCGACCTACAGACACCTGGGACGGTCCGGTAACAATGCTGGTGACCTGACGCCTGACGGAGAACATTAAGCTGCAGACGAGGTGAcccccgagttgcgggaagcctctgtgaaggaaaaggtgctggcGAAGAGGTGAcccccgagttgcgggaagcctctgtgaaggaaaaggtgctggcGAAGAGGTGAcccccgagttgcgggaagcctctggtgtaTATATCTTATCTTATTGTTTCTTATTATCTAGACGTTATGTAACTGTTGTACTTGTCAGCCATTGCACTTCCGTTACTGTTGTAtcagtaatggtaataatgatagaaAAATTTCTActatactactgctgctactactactactactactgctacttctgctactactactactactactactactactgcttctactactactactgctactactacgagaCTGATGACTTCATATTTCATTTCCGTTGAAGCTCATACAGCCACTAAGGGTAaagatgtgtgtgagtgtgtgtgtgtgtgtgtgtgtgtgtgtgtgtgtgtgtgtgtgtgtgtgtgtgtgtgtgtgtgtgtgtttgtgtgtgtttgtgtgtgtgtgcgcgccaacGATCAGATATACTGGAACAATCTTCACTCAGAAGtcgtaaatgcaaataccatcaactccttcaaatatcgaatcgaccgtcatttcgtggcatcaggagtaaactgaataccgaggtgctttcatctgctcctcaagccccaagtggctgtcgagcagattaaatcaccaaagcgggcaacctcgtaatgagccaataagctttctgttgcctgcattaccgtgtttccatgtttcctcccccacttcctcctcctcctcctcctcctcctccccctctggtCAGCGgtcagagaaaaaaagatggaggaaaggaaggaaggaaggaagggaatgggaaagattTTAAgcaggagggaaagtgaaaggaaagaggaggaggaggaggagggacaaataggagagaaggaaggaagggaaggaggaaagatagtgtgtgagatatggagggaagaaggagggaagggagagaggaaggaggaaaaagtcgTGTATAAGTCATGaatggtgggagagagaaaggagagagagggagggaagagaaggagagaaggagggagggaaggttataagtcatgggagaagggagagagagagagggagaggagggaggaaaggagagagagagagagagagagagagagagagagagagagagagagagagagagagagagagagagagagacttgtttaGTTATTGGATTCTAAACTCCCTTCCCAGTTTGTTCTGTGcccttcaagagagagagagagagagagagagagagagagagagagagagagagtgagaacaaAATGGCCGAGAAATGCTTTACAAGACGTCagaatcatcaccattatcatcatcatcaacaacaacaacaacaacaaaaacaacaacaaaacaaaaaaagaaaaaaatatatattagaagCTTCCGCGTCTAACAGCGAAAAAGATTGCAggagttgttttttttttctctatccatcactttatattttttactttattgatCAACTTGAGGTCGTGGGGGGGGCTGACGaagagggggcaggggggggggcgatggaggagggggga containing:
- the LOC127001428 gene encoding aspartic and glutamic acid-rich protein-like, with product MQVKICVVLRCGGKRVARADLGEFLGQLLRGGRLDSFFLYIHEEKVALLQANQPVFSVEDDDDIDELEDSNEDNYKEWEAYLEKVFSVEDDDDIDELEDSNEDNYKEWEAYLEKVFSVEDDGDADEVTSELREASDAGNEGADEVTSELREASDAGNEEADEVTSELREASDAGNEGADEVTSELREASDAGNEGADEVTSELREASDAGNEGADEVTSELREASDAGNEAAREATSADQEVPHQGESSAPVAVSATPATASHAYRSLAVPQRFISRLAGPEDRHLEDLRRSCGVQITRIKRTLHVKGHRDSVLQCHNFMRAKIAEWRRCEAAEAH